In one window of Pseudoalteromonas espejiana DSM 9414 DNA:
- a CDS encoding cytochrome b/b6 domain-containing protein: MANIKVWDGFIRSFHWLLVINIAVLYFSIEEGMIELHFVAGFFAIALLATRLIWGVIGSRTAKLSALFHSPKEVFKEFKSPSKNIGHSAPGSYMVLLFFTLIIIQLVTGLMSSDGILTDGPLVEYVSSDTVDFANWLHHLNFDILFYAICLHVAAILVYKIKGKPLVKAMITGKQSHHESTNQVNTKSPWLAWIVFFALLALLAVTWGEEPLSYLLS; the protein is encoded by the coding sequence ATGGCAAATATAAAAGTATGGGATGGCTTTATAAGAAGCTTTCATTGGTTGTTGGTGATTAATATTGCTGTACTGTATTTTAGCATTGAAGAGGGCATGATTGAGCTACATTTTGTAGCTGGTTTTTTTGCCATTGCGTTACTTGCGACACGTTTAATATGGGGTGTAATAGGAAGCCGAACGGCAAAACTAAGTGCGCTGTTTCATTCCCCAAAAGAAGTATTTAAAGAGTTTAAAAGCCCAAGTAAAAATATAGGGCACTCCGCACCTGGCAGTTATATGGTGTTATTGTTTTTTACCCTCATTATTATTCAATTAGTTACAGGGCTTATGAGTAGCGATGGAATTTTAACTGACGGACCGTTAGTTGAATATGTATCGAGTGATACAGTTGATTTTGCCAATTGGCTGCACCACCTAAACTTTGATATTTTGTTTTATGCAATTTGTCTGCATGTGGCTGCTATTTTAGTGTATAAAATTAAAGGTAAGCCGTTGGTAAAAGCAATGATCACCGGTAAACAGTCGCACCATGAGAGCACAAACCAAGTTAACACTAAATCACCTTGGTTAGCGTGGATTGTTTTTTTCGCTCTTTTGGCACTACTCGCCGTAACCTGGGGTGAAGAGCCACTTAGCTATTTGTTAAGTTAA
- a CDS encoding PLP-dependent aminotransferase family protein, with translation MQQTVTKQKAEFLYQQVIELIKDMQAQQVLLPGEKLPSLRKMADNLNISIPTVKQAYQALEDQGLVEAREKSGYFLKVINTAYSLPKRVKLSREPVTVNKQELIEQVYSAIHQPNIIPFGIANPVAAAPTDKALARTMRRVMTIAGSSVINYGPIDGFAPLKKQLVHRYLGFGIGVNIDELVITNGAQEALAIALKCVTKPGDIVAIETPCYHGIIELIESLGLKALEVPLCPDNGIWLNDLAHALEQHDIKACLFSTAINNPVGSFMSNDSRQQMVDLIESHNVVLIEDDVYGDLHFTPKRGTPALAYSKKGLVISCASFSKTAAPSYRIGWLIAGKFAGQARRHKRALSCSASLINQWTLSEFIASGEYDRNLKVLRQRLRNNKERMRWCLLNAMPANTRISDPKGGCVIWLDFGQGVDSQKLFLLALEAGISITPGLIFSASNKYKSCIRLSYGVQWSDEIEQAITQLGVLAHNLK, from the coding sequence ATGCAGCAAACAGTAACCAAGCAAAAGGCCGAATTTTTATATCAGCAAGTTATTGAGCTAATTAAAGATATGCAAGCGCAGCAAGTATTGCTCCCAGGTGAAAAGCTACCGTCGCTGCGTAAAATGGCAGATAATTTAAATATAAGTATTCCTACGGTTAAGCAGGCGTATCAGGCACTTGAAGATCAGGGGTTAGTAGAGGCACGTGAAAAATCGGGCTATTTTTTAAAGGTAATAAATACCGCTTACAGTTTGCCAAAGCGCGTAAAGCTAAGCCGTGAGCCCGTTACTGTAAATAAACAAGAATTAATAGAACAAGTTTACAGTGCCATACATCAGCCCAATATAATCCCTTTTGGTATTGCAAACCCTGTTGCTGCCGCACCCACCGATAAAGCATTAGCGCGAACGATGCGCCGAGTAATGACAATTGCAGGCTCAAGCGTTATAAATTACGGCCCAATAGATGGTTTTGCGCCATTAAAAAAGCAGCTAGTGCATCGGTATTTAGGGTTTGGCATAGGAGTAAACATAGACGAGCTTGTAATTACCAACGGAGCACAAGAAGCGCTGGCGATAGCACTTAAATGTGTAACTAAGCCTGGTGATATAGTGGCAATAGAAACTCCGTGTTACCACGGCATTATTGAGCTAATTGAAAGCTTGGGTTTAAAAGCGCTAGAGGTGCCGCTGTGTCCAGATAACGGTATTTGGTTAAACGATTTAGCGCATGCACTTGAGCAACACGATATAAAAGCGTGTTTATTCTCTACGGCTATAAATAACCCAGTTGGCAGCTTCATGAGTAATGACAGTCGCCAGCAAATGGTTGATCTTATTGAGTCTCACAATGTTGTGCTTATTGAGGATGATGTTTATGGCGATCTGCATTTTACCCCTAAGCGTGGCACACCCGCACTCGCTTACTCAAAAAAAGGGTTAGTAATAAGTTGTGCGTCGTTTTCAAAAACGGCAGCACCCAGTTATCGAATAGGATGGTTAATAGCTGGCAAATTTGCAGGGCAGGCACGTAGGCATAAACGCGCTTTAAGCTGTTCAGCCTCGCTTATAAATCAATGGACGTTATCTGAATTTATAGCCAGCGGAGAATACGACCGGAATTTAAAAGTGCTGAGACAACGTTTACGTAATAATAAAGAGCGCATGCGTTGGTGCTTGTTAAACGCCATGCCTGCCAATACCCGTATTAGTGATCCTAAAGGTGGGTGTGTTATTTGGCTCGACTTTGGACAAGGTGTAGATAGCCAAAAACTCTTTTTACTCGCTCTTGAGGCTGGAATAAGCATAACGCCTGGGCTTATATTTTCAGCCAGTAATAAGTATAAAAGCTGTATTAGATTAAGTTATGGTGTGCAATGGAGCGATGAAATTGAACAGGCTATTACTCAATTAGGCGTACTTGCCCATAACTTAAAATAA
- a CDS encoding IS5 family transposase produces MPRTMLTDKRWLKLKELMLNSGRVYNKFDHRMTLEGILYRMRTGIPWRDLPPHFGLWSTVFRRFNLWSKKGILNTIFKHLALITDSEWLFIDGSIVRAHQHSSGAKSDKDESIGKSRGGFSTKIHLAVDSYGYPVHFELTGGQRNDFVMAESLIKHSPKSDYVIADKGYDSQSIRDYVTEHGSEPLIPRRKDNTKKNNDMDWDLYKYRHLVENAFARIKHFRAVSTRYDKLERNYASMVSLAFAIMWLSMHT; encoded by the coding sequence ATGCCAAGAACAATGTTAACAGATAAACGCTGGTTAAAGCTCAAAGAATTAATGCTCAATAGTGGTCGAGTTTATAATAAATTTGACCACCGAATGACGCTAGAAGGTATTTTGTATCGAATGCGCACAGGAATTCCTTGGCGAGATTTACCACCACACTTTGGGCTTTGGAGTACTGTGTTTAGGCGCTTTAACTTATGGTCTAAGAAAGGCATTTTAAATACTATTTTTAAACATTTAGCCCTCATCACTGATTCTGAATGGCTATTCATTGATGGCAGTATTGTGCGAGCACATCAACATAGTAGTGGTGCAAAGAGCGACAAAGATGAGTCGATAGGTAAAAGTCGGGGTGGCTTTTCAACTAAGATTCATCTGGCCGTTGATAGCTATGGATACCCAGTACACTTTGAATTAACAGGTGGTCAGCGAAATGACTTTGTTATGGCAGAAAGCCTAATAAAACATTCGCCTAAAAGTGACTATGTGATTGCTGATAAGGGCTACGATAGCCAATCAATTCGTGACTATGTAACTGAGCATGGAAGTGAGCCACTAATCCCTCGGCGTAAAGATAACACCAAGAAAAACAATGATATGGATTGGGATCTATACAAGTATCGACACTTAGTTGAAAATGCGTTTGCACGAATAAAGCACTTCAGAGCAGTATCAACTCGGTACGATAAATTAGAAAGGAACTATGCATCAATGGTTTCATTAGCATTCGCTATTATGTGGTTATCGATGCATACCTGA
- a CDS encoding diacylglycerol/lipid kinase family protein, translating into MQLLIIVKPSVKKQAVKHVNWLKKICKIKNIECKTIKTTGNFEYDLSKIKVSALNSQIAVAIGGDGTINLAVNGLMQSRCSLAILPCGTGNDFARGFNCTAKQWQDAVFNAPAQQIDIGLVNTRYFINIAGVGFDAHVINKLSCVQNLSAWLYSWTSFKALFKYQASTLEGVFLNKTYTYKNLITVFANHQYFGGGLKIAPKAKIDDGLLECYQMPAGNLFNNLASFIKLIFKRHHAISTLTYSQLDTAHIKTPNLIIEADGELVGVTPALVTIKKHALAFHKPIKKRLQ; encoded by the coding sequence TTGCAGTTGTTAATAATTGTTAAACCTAGCGTAAAAAAACAAGCAGTAAAGCATGTTAATTGGCTAAAAAAAATCTGTAAAATTAAAAATATCGAATGTAAAACAATTAAAACGACAGGTAATTTTGAATACGACCTTTCAAAAATTAAAGTGTCTGCGCTAAACAGTCAAATTGCGGTTGCGATTGGAGGTGATGGCACCATTAATTTAGCTGTAAATGGTTTAATGCAAAGCCGTTGTAGTTTAGCAATATTGCCTTGTGGCACAGGAAACGACTTTGCGCGTGGTTTTAATTGCACAGCTAAACAGTGGCAGGACGCTGTTTTTAATGCACCTGCGCAGCAAATAGATATAGGTTTAGTTAATACGCGTTATTTTATAAACATTGCGGGTGTGGGCTTTGATGCGCATGTAATCAATAAATTAAGTTGCGTACAAAACTTATCAGCTTGGCTCTACAGCTGGACAAGTTTTAAGGCGCTTTTTAAATACCAAGCCAGTACGTTAGAAGGTGTGTTTTTAAATAAAACGTATACATATAAAAATTTAATTACTGTATTTGCCAATCATCAATACTTTGGTGGTGGCTTAAAAATAGCGCCTAAAGCTAAAATTGATGATGGTTTATTAGAGTGCTACCAAATGCCGGCAGGTAACTTATTTAATAACCTTGCTAGCTTTATTAAATTAATTTTTAAGCGCCACCACGCAATAAGTACATTAACCTACAGCCAATTAGATACAGCACATATTAAAACACCAAACTTAATTATTGAGGCTGACGGAGAGCTAGTTGGTGTGACGCCGGCCTTAGTTACGATTAAAAAACACGCGTTAGCTTTTCATAAGCCAATAAAAAAGCGCCTACAGTAG
- a CDS encoding DMT family transporter, producing the protein MKSAALYLTTVLIWGSTWLAISFQLGDIAVELSLFYRFAIAAAFMWLFVAIKKPDMRFTLLDHGFFVLLAASNFGLNYLLLYWAQNYLSSAMASIAFSMLLIMNIVNTRLFFGKPIAKRIYGGALMGVLGIICLFWPHLQQFDLSNGALVGLLLALGGTFVASLGNMISVRNSNQQIGVVQGNAWGMLYSALGLAIYVLLNDITVSFNAPTSYWLSLLYLSVFGTVIAFGCYFALLKNIGPEKASYAIVLFPLVAVTLSSFFEGFEWHANTFAGFSLVLLGNAIVLTPTKRINAYLANRLIAKNGSIPS; encoded by the coding sequence ATGAAAAGCGCAGCGCTATATCTCACCACCGTTTTAATTTGGGGCTCTACTTGGCTCGCTATTTCTTTTCAGCTAGGCGACATAGCTGTTGAGCTATCATTATTTTATCGTTTTGCCATAGCCGCAGCATTTATGTGGTTATTTGTTGCGATTAAAAAGCCCGATATGCGATTTACATTACTCGACCATGGCTTTTTTGTTTTGCTGGCTGCATCTAACTTTGGCTTAAATTATTTATTACTATATTGGGCGCAAAATTATCTCTCTTCAGCAATGGCCTCTATCGCATTTTCAATGTTGCTAATAATGAACATAGTAAATACTCGTTTGTTTTTTGGTAAGCCAATTGCGAAACGAATATACGGCGGCGCTTTAATGGGTGTTTTGGGTATTATTTGTTTGTTTTGGCCTCATTTACAGCAATTCGACTTGAGTAATGGTGCGTTGGTCGGGTTACTACTTGCCCTTGGCGGTACCTTTGTGGCTTCATTGGGCAACATGATTAGCGTTCGTAACTCCAATCAACAAATTGGTGTTGTACAAGGTAACGCTTGGGGCATGTTATATAGCGCATTAGGTTTGGCTATTTATGTGCTACTAAACGATATAACCGTAAGCTTTAATGCACCTACTAGCTACTGGCTTTCATTACTTTATTTATCGGTATTTGGAACTGTTATTGCCTTTGGCTGCTACTTTGCGCTACTTAAAAATATAGGGCCTGAAAAAGCAAGCTACGCCATTGTGTTATTTCCACTCGTAGCCGTAACCCTAAGTAGTTTTTTTGAAGGCTTTGAGTGGCATGCAAATACCTTTGCCGGTTTTAGCTTAGTGTTACTAGGTAATGCCATTGTACTTACCCCAACAAAAAGAATTAACGCCTATTTAGCAAACCGTTTAATCGCTAAAAATGGCTCCATCCCCAGTTAG
- a CDS encoding AzlC family ABC transporter permease, with amino-acid sequence MNITKRAVLKGFFDMLPLCLAVVPWGILCGSLAIQNGFSAFETQAMSLLVFAGSAQLVAIELMAGNTPLLTILFTTFIISSRHFLYGLAVRHKVINQPLRWRLPISFVLTDELFAFSHHRKAYKTTPRLIYALSAGFSFYIAWNLWTLIGIVAGSVLPDLTNLGLDFAIAATFIALVVPGIKNIASLVTVIVAGVSATLLKSTGFELWLVCAALLAMTSGYFTARATNKQEHSV; translated from the coding sequence ATGAATATAACTAAACGCGCAGTTTTAAAAGGCTTTTTTGATATGCTTCCGCTTTGCTTAGCGGTCGTACCTTGGGGAATTTTATGTGGCTCTTTAGCTATTCAAAATGGTTTTAGTGCTTTTGAAACACAAGCAATGTCTTTACTTGTGTTTGCAGGTTCAGCCCAATTAGTTGCTATAGAGCTTATGGCGGGTAACACCCCATTATTAACCATTTTATTTACCACATTTATTATTAGCTCTCGGCATTTTTTATATGGTTTAGCTGTGCGCCATAAAGTTATTAACCAGCCATTAAGGTGGCGGTTACCTATTAGCTTTGTACTTACCGATGAGCTATTTGCGTTTTCTCATCACCGTAAAGCGTATAAAACCACACCACGATTAATTTATGCACTCAGTGCGGGCTTTAGTTTTTATATAGCGTGGAATCTTTGGACTCTGATTGGCATAGTTGCAGGTAGCGTATTGCCTGATTTAACCAATTTAGGGCTCGACTTTGCTATTGCCGCTACGTTTATTGCGTTAGTTGTGCCGGGTATAAAAAATATTGCCTCACTTGTTACCGTTATCGTGGCTGGGGTAAGTGCTACATTGCTAAAAAGTACCGGCTTTGAGCTTTGGCTTGTATGTGCAGCACTGCTTGCTATGACCTCTGGTTATTTTACTGCAAGAGCAACAAATAAGCAGGAGCACTCAGTATGA
- a CDS encoding AzlD domain-containing protein → MMLTILLMACITFFTRYLFLHQRLGFKVGPKMQQFLSFSAPAVLTAIWVPIIFLNEGSINLNWHNPYLSAAIVAIIVAYKTHNIYYTTLASMGLFLILN, encoded by the coding sequence ATGATGTTAACTATACTATTGATGGCCTGTATCACCTTTTTTACTCGTTATTTATTTTTACATCAACGTCTTGGCTTTAAAGTTGGCCCTAAAATGCAACAGTTTTTAAGTTTTAGCGCACCAGCGGTGCTAACAGCTATATGGGTGCCGATTATTTTTTTAAATGAAGGCAGTATCAACTTAAATTGGCATAACCCTTATTTAAGCGCAGCCATTGTGGCCATTATAGTTGCTTATAAAACACATAATATTTATTACACAACACTTGCTAGTATGGGGCTGTTTTTAATTTTAAATTAA
- a CDS encoding DUF2721 domain-containing protein has translation MNNDVINILTMAKVIQTAVAPVFLITGIAATLGVLSNRLARITDRARQLERKLKISIDEDFNKSLATELRALLKRSRCIHIAFSMSVLSALLVCAVVMLLFLSHIQSINLGVTIASCFVAAMALLICGFMSLLGEVFLATRSMRRGMIFADIDSND, from the coding sequence ATGAATAACGACGTTATAAACATTTTAACCATGGCCAAAGTTATTCAAACAGCCGTTGCCCCCGTATTTTTAATTACCGGTATTGCCGCCACCTTAGGTGTTTTGTCAAACCGTTTAGCCCGCATCACTGACCGAGCTCGCCAGCTTGAGCGAAAGCTAAAAATAAGTATCGATGAAGATTTTAATAAGTCGCTTGCTACTGAGTTAAGGGCACTGTTAAAGCGCTCTCGCTGCATTCATATCGCTTTTAGTATGAGTGTGCTAAGCGCCTTACTTGTATGCGCTGTAGTTATGCTGCTGTTTTTGTCCCATATTCAATCTATTAATTTAGGGGTAACTATTGCAAGCTGTTTTGTTGCTGCCATGGCTTTATTAATATGTGGTTTTATGTCGTTACTTGGCGAGGTCTTTTTGGCAACCCGCAGTATGCGCCGAGGGATGATATTTGCAGATATAGATTCAAACGATTAA
- a CDS encoding PA3496 family putative envelope integrity protein, translating to MGKTFSYDALDDDFVEDEYEMVGRNQHDKKKQKVKKKLEDYLEQKRLRKNLGEDDLNDYID from the coding sequence GTGGGTAAAACATTTAGTTACGATGCGCTAGATGATGATTTTGTTGAAGACGAGTACGAAATGGTCGGGCGTAATCAGCATGATAAAAAAAAGCAAAAGGTAAAAAAGAAGCTTGAAGATTACCTTGAGCAAAAACGTTTGCGTAAAAATCTAGGCGAAGACGACTTAAACGATTACATAGACTAA
- a CDS encoding glutathione peroxidase yields MHEFHQLSATSLQGKPINFSDFEGKVVLIVNTASECGFTKQYESLQALHTKYAQSGLVIIGFPCNQFGKQEPGDARQIQQGCLINFGVSFLMAAKVDVNGEHAHPVFRYLKSALPGFLTRKIKWNFTKFLIAGDGTPIKRYAPFTKPEKLETTIQKALNKLSA; encoded by the coding sequence ATGCATGAATTTCATCAATTAAGCGCTACCTCCTTACAAGGTAAACCAATTAACTTTAGTGATTTTGAAGGTAAGGTTGTGCTTATCGTTAACACAGCGAGTGAATGTGGATTTACAAAACAATATGAATCACTACAAGCGCTACATACTAAATACGCGCAAAGTGGTTTGGTTATTATTGGTTTTCCGTGTAATCAATTTGGCAAACAAGAGCCGGGCGACGCGAGACAAATACAACAAGGGTGCTTAATTAACTTTGGTGTGAGCTTTTTAATGGCCGCTAAGGTAGACGTTAATGGCGAGCACGCACACCCAGTATTTAGATACTTAAAGTCTGCACTACCTGGGTTTTTAACCCGAAAAATAAAGTGGAACTTCACTAAGTTTTTAATTGCGGGCGATGGCACACCTATAAAGCGTTATGCCCCTTTTACTAAACCAGAAAAGCTAGAAACCACCATTCAAAAAGCACTCAATAAATTAAGCGCTTAA
- a CDS encoding c-type cytochrome, producing MKLKQILAGAAFAACTLSVSANTAFKEPGDAIEYRQSAFSMLSVQISDMGAMLKGKVPFDAEQFKMRANNAAALSKMPWEAFYEGTDKGDTAALADVWADNATFVKKANAFAANADKLALAAQSGDKAVIGKAFGAWAKGCKDCHKQFKD from the coding sequence ATGAAATTAAAACAAATTTTAGCTGGGGCTGCTTTCGCAGCATGTACACTTAGCGTATCTGCTAATACTGCATTTAAAGAGCCCGGCGATGCTATTGAATACCGTCAATCTGCATTCTCTATGCTTTCAGTACAAATTAGCGACATGGGCGCAATGCTAAAAGGTAAAGTACCTTTTGATGCTGAGCAGTTTAAAATGCGCGCTAACAATGCAGCTGCGCTGTCTAAAATGCCATGGGAAGCGTTTTACGAAGGTACTGATAAAGGTGATACTGCAGCACTTGCTGACGTATGGGCTGACAACGCAACTTTCGTTAAAAAAGCCAATGCCTTTGCTGCTAATGCCGATAAGCTAGCGCTAGCTGCGCAATCGGGTGACAAAGCTGTAATTGGTAAAGCGTTTGGTGCATGGGCCAAAGGTTGTAAAGATTGCCATAAGCAATTTAAAGACTAA
- a CDS encoding YggN family protein, translating into MKKLLLVSALICTPAAMAHNDNDSGISFSNEQCNVEFKNDVRIKPSELEIFTASNQFMRFNNNGNLTVNGEEVSINSEQRQALTQYSDTLRTQLPEVANIALDGVKIAGVALEEVANAFNIDGLNDLSGLMDGIKVEVENTFYQQGTFVMGQQSFDQFGENFEQQFEQQIETVVESAVMQSMGSILVALGSELMGSGGDMDAFEQRMENMGEQIEEKVELHANKLEQRAHALCDNFADIAQQEQQLVAQLPQLKGYELFTIKQN; encoded by the coding sequence ATGAAAAAATTACTTTTAGTGAGCGCTTTAATTTGTACACCGGCTGCAATGGCACATAACGATAATGATTCTGGCATTTCGTTTAGTAATGAACAGTGTAATGTAGAATTTAAAAACGACGTGCGCATTAAGCCTAGCGAGTTAGAAATTTTCACTGCATCTAATCAATTTATGCGTTTTAACAACAACGGTAATTTAACTGTAAATGGCGAAGAAGTTTCAATTAATAGCGAACAGCGCCAGGCCCTTACCCAATACTCAGACACTTTACGTACACAATTACCCGAAGTCGCTAATATTGCCTTAGACGGGGTAAAAATAGCAGGCGTAGCGCTAGAGGAAGTGGCAAACGCATTTAATATTGATGGCCTCAATGATTTATCAGGCCTAATGGACGGCATAAAAGTTGAAGTAGAAAATACATTTTACCAACAAGGTACATTTGTTATGGGCCAGCAGAGTTTTGATCAATTTGGCGAAAACTTTGAGCAGCAGTTCGAACAACAAATAGAAACTGTTGTTGAGTCTGCCGTTATGCAGTCTATGGGCAGCATTTTAGTTGCGCTAGGGTCTGAATTAATGGGTTCGGGTGGCGATATGGATGCATTTGAGCAGCGCATGGAAAACATGGGTGAACAAATAGAAGAAAAAGTAGAGTTACATGCAAATAAGCTTGAACAACGTGCTCACGCCTTGTGTGATAACTTTGCCGATATTGCCCAGCAAGAGCAACAATTAGTAGCACAATTACCTCAGTTAAAAGGCTATGAGCTATTTACCATTAAACAAAACTGA